The following proteins come from a genomic window of Micromonas commoda chromosome 2, complete sequence:
- a CDS encoding hypothetical protein (conserved hypothetical protein), protein MARKKERHREPPAGPDEEDKLSWRSAGGDVWERALDESDISRDVDPDKSFFDTDDVTRAVDRLTTAMVRAGGVGCVLKGGLNLFSWLAGRSKSRRRGSTSGKPGPSVRDALHDTAAFASFLVAFAGTYVSVDECLALRYGKQQSKQWRAAVAGLVAGPALLLADGPHVKGGGAKRHYGLATYLWLRSTVLIARCGLKRRDSRDTHPLAKAALAPFAHEHADVALMMASTWVILSCFVLKPDALQGAYGSFLNKHGGKTKAHYAALRAMALASTAAQTRDAIRSAAIALFPTGSTAHEALMNVANMDDGSLLAAKPTLWGLVLYPGSDALAHFFGFYREALGRALPIYVPLYAIPALIVHRHRLLGPRGGVLAMRAAAGAGRSSAFLAAYCACAWLAPDALQRLVFGTLSGWTVSVSVPLAGLAVLIEKPSRRQELGVYCASRALEAAAVCLVSWGWVPRRLAARTRADVALFAAGAAAIMHCYNTERDVFRSKYLNVLDFVFGNAGHGRQCIRHVGSYYQVAFVGGDTHKNESASRQFRDVSS, encoded by the coding sequence ATGGCCCGCAAGAAGGAACGCCACCGGGAGCCACCGGCGGGGCCCGATGAGGAGGACAAGCTCTCCTGGCGCAGCGCCGGCGGTGATGTCTGGGAGCGCGCACTCGACGAATCGGATAtttcgcgcgacgtcgacccggACAAGAGCTTCTTCGATACCGACGACGTGACCCGGGCGGTGGATCGGCTGACCACCGCGATGGTCCGAGCGGGCGGGGTGGGGTGCGTGCTCAAGGGCGGCCTGAACCTCTTCTCGTGGCTCGCCGGCAGGAGCAaatcgaggcggcgcggctcgacGAGCGGCAAACCCGGTCCgtccgtccgcgacgcgctgcacgacaccgcggcgttcgcgtcgttcctCGTGGCATTCGCGGGAACCTACGTGTCCGTGGACGAGTGCCTGGCGCTGAGGTACGGGAAGCAGCAGAGCAAGCAGTGGAgggccgcggtcgccggttTAGTCGCGGGGCCCGCGCTCCTACTCGCGGACGGGCCGCACGTCAAGGGCGGGGGGGCAAAGAGGCACTACGGGCTCGCCACCTACCTGTGGCTTCGGTCCACCGTGCTCATCGCTCGATGCGGTTTGAAGCGGCGCGACTCTCGCGATACCCACCCGCTCGCCaaagccgcgctcgcgcccttcgcgcacgagcacgccgacgtcgcgctgatGATGGCGAGCACCTGGGTCATCCTCTCCTGCTTCGTGCTCAAGCCCGACGCCCTGCAGGGCGCCTACGGATCGTTCCTCAACAAACACGGCGGGAAGACCAAGGCGCATTAcgccgcgctgagggcgatggcgctcgcctccacggcggcgcagacccgcgacgcgatccgatccgcggcgatcgcgctgTTCCCCACCGGCTCCACCGCGCACGAGGCGCTCATGAACGTGGCGAACATGGACGACGGttcgctcctcgccgcgaaacCGACGCTCTGGGGCCTCGTGCTCTACCCGGgctccgacgcgctcgcgcacttTTTCGGGTTCTACCGCGAGGCGTTGGGCCGGGCGCTGCCCATCTACGTCCCGCTCTACGCCATCCCGGCGCTCATCGTCCACAGGCACAGGCTTTTGGGTCCCAGAGGGGGTGTTTTGGCGatgagagcggcggcgggcgcggggcggtcgaGCGCATTTCTCGCCGCGTATTGCGCCTGCGCTTGGCTGGCGCCGGATGCGTTGCAACGGCTCGTGTTCGGCACGCTGAGCGGGTGGACCGTGTCCGTCTCCGTGCccctcgccgggctcgcggTGCTGATCGAGAAGCCCAGCCGGCGGCAGGAGCTGGGCGTTTACTGCGCGTCcagggcgctggaggcggcggcggtgtgtTTGGTGTCGTGGGGGTgggtgccgcggcggctggcggcgcggacgagggcggacgTGGCGctgttcgcggcgggcgcggcggcgatcatgcACTGCTACAACACGGAACGGGACGTGTTCAGGAGCAAGTACTTGAACGTGCTGGACTTTGTGTTTGGGAACGCGGGTCACGGCCGGCAGTGCATCAGACACGTCGGGAGTTACTACCAGGTGGCGTTCGTGGGTGGTGATACTCATAAAAATGAGTCAGCTAGTCGACAGTTCCGAGACGTTTCCTCGTGA
- a CDS encoding predicted protein yields MTPGGGVALESRQRITGGATGAVALLPRASGGAVDVAYPSGDVVVVSEVSATGALSDAPVVIRPGSAEDGATSPPGAGRIICAWAPGAERAGLLAIGALGAVHLYAPSDAGVAWTLVDRIALDADATALTWTDDGDTVVVATASGFVGAFEWRVAEGEAPTTIGQPDASSSSTTNNGTDDGGASPLAEWRRRARAPVAQKFIAAGRDARAPFITAGGGTSRRAFLWLPSTRSKRDEETLRVQVAELRHPAPVVNVAARPGPCDGDSPLAAALTVAADGAARLWTRTPRVLLGEEDTGTTNAFFQALTIQTEMVCPATGAPNPSPCDLLAARWISTASGEYAAGIGQDGVVRVWRCVGVDGGFGDGPASPARAPDARLWATARLGDRGDFEGLNPGCGVSWTCEPVGVAGRVARIAFASAHTGVRRAEVSLEDGAIVANEKDPPGVESRRPSFAGRCSFIGHGARVTSAVAGDDGIVCTTDEAGLTFAWRVTAGGTLEPASDVDHSPQSRHIYSERLTRAYTGIHEGMPSDAVAVAAAPFGTRVAAAFASGRVAVYEGEVDAGGRFALEAELIGGRDEESDGESAGGRGRTAAAAELSWFDAGAGCALLAVGVGSSVAAYARIPRRDGTAEVAEGADDGRRDRERGGWTRLCRREFDDECGVGACAWTPGGESLVVGVGREVHALGVGPNLAATLANAAAPLPAYHPSVLSDWLTRGEIGRARDVARNAIAHLRAIDDGSCAADPSAGPPPVPIAELIARVGAPSAPSAPSAPSIPSAPSGDVPTFDAGAFGGFAGFAPAPPRPALFTFGQDLAAEKTDESTPAEGPAVRVGNAPPGERFSAAEAEEGAELVAARGDALPGLRSDERMALLGAFDALRDADGGGVDHSGVDEAGRRVIGLARSRRLRTTRSHPGYPDARGPSGETLAWALQCDTQDALLSSLLSSESAGRAWSELRRLGVPLWVRDDGELRRLVDAAARAEFAATRDPGGENPCALLYAALGRTSVLAGLFKAARDTRLAEFLSRNFAEDRHREAALKNAYALMSKHRYAFAATFFVLAGEHADAAALVWRRLGDLSLAVTVARLAPADARSRSKISAETAPPTPPGITGGGANDDGMLSADAFAGFGAVEPANASAPDALAEADADPRGAPPLAAEPEAPLPASLSPLVKDFLRREIVPSLDDRDEMKDAWTLAALRWMCGDGSESVRLLSGFAPAADLCEIISSRGPLRLVAPRLADAAGDAAAASRVPLILALEARGMPLAALERCARGVGGREAASVDVRGRLAAAALAAEAIGPPGSSVPDRARIHEIVDALEAGMRRRDVVVPVPETRESLMRRREFAARAEEGRAEAERRNKSGNFFGSPRSSLGSPRFASLQRIRVGRRNRGVSENFAGPASPTTPSPRASHGRDFMQSGFDVFVNTSLVGTPTKTGSNVAPNRRALRTPLEIAKLTGDAFHGVCLNPTAPHQLGLAAVRKGLVVADLTRLGPDAEHAAAALRSASAASRNLQRTSVFEGFKFRGYPGLPLAPDEEASGSGRGGPTRPSTDVAARCVAAHPSRPLLLAGAAAGSAVLWRFDAEHGAEHGGVAMPRAARPDVGAHSAGRPGPVTAAAWSPGTGAGFAIGGWDGDACAWRGDGSSIDGAPPASEWTPHRRAGGDRRWGDSRVEALAYLSPMVIALVGKNLCETRGSSGDGGASVALWDTLLPGSKPAAAFSPHGPGGTTAVTTLLIPGGSTDGGPAGVVAGCGPWPLVATAGRNGDVAAHDLRLLGGSPDGARSVLWRASASRAGGEAHCAKVTALASLAGVSGASGSTGSLLVSGCKDGDVRVWSGGTGAHLQRVHGAHERHTFVAPRGGGQNIAYVGVSEILALEGSGVLTCGGDGTVKLFRLTNEAFGLAGEGGPR; encoded by the coding sequence AtgacgccgggcggcggggtggcgcTGGAGTCGCGGCAGCGCATCACCGGCGGCGCtaccggcgcggtggcgctgctgccccgcgcgtccggcggAGCGGTAGACGTCGCCTACCCGTCCGgggatgtcgtcgtcgtatccgaggtgagcgccacCGGTGCACTCtccgacgcccccgtcgtgATACGACCGGGGTCAGCGGAGGATGGCGCGACATCGCCGCCCGGAGCGGGGAGGATCATCTGCGCGtgggcgcccggcgcggaacgcgcgggtctcctcgcgatcggcgcactcggcgccgtccacctgtacgcgccgagcgacgcgggcgtcgcgtggACGCTCGTCGACCGcatcgcgctggacgcggacgcgaccgcgctgacgtggacggacgacggcgataCGGTCGTCgtggccaccgcgtcgggGTTCGTGGGCGCGTTCGAgtggcgcgtcgccgaaggagaagcgccgacgacgatcggtCAACCggatgcgtcgtcgtcgtcgactaCTAACAACGGGactgacgacggcggcgcttcCCCTTTGGCGGagtggcgccgtcgcgcgcgcgcgcccgtcgcgcagaagttcatcgcggcgggtcgcgacgcgcgcgccccgttcatcaccgcgggcggcggaacCTCCCGCCGAGCGTTCCTGTGGCTgccctcgacgcgatcgaaACGTGACGAAGAGACTCTTCGCGTCCAAGTCGCCGAGCTGCGTCACCCGGCGCCCGTCGtgaacgtcgccgctcgtccGGGACCGTGCGACGGGGACTcaccgctcgccgccgcgctcaccgtcgccgccgacggcgcggcgaggctctggacccgaaccccgcgcgtATTATTAGGTGAAGAGGACACCGGAACGACGAACGCGTTCTTCCAGGCGCTGACGATTCAGACGGAGATGGTATGTCCCGCGACTGGCGCGCCGAACCCCTCGCCGtgcgacctcctcgccgcgaggtggatctcgacggcgagcggcgagtacgcggcggggatcgggcaggacggcgtcgtccgggtgTGGCGCTGCGTCGGCGTGGATGGAGGATTCGGTGACGGgccggcgagcccggcgcgggcgcccgaCGCTCGCCTCTGGGCTACGGCTCGTTTGGGGGACAGAGGCGACTTCGAGGGGTTGAACCCGGGGTGCGGGGTTTCGTGGACGTGCGAGCCGGTGGGGGTGGCCGGTCGGGTCGCGAGGAtagcgttcgcgtcggcccACACGGgggtgcgacgcgcggaggtgagCCTGGAAGACGGCGCGATTGTGGCGAACGAAAAAGACCCACCGGGCGTCGAGAGCCGCCGGCCGAGTTTCGCCGGGCGGTGCAGTTTCATCGggcacggcgcgagggtgacgagcgcggtcgcgggtGACGACGGGATCGTGTGCACGACGGACGAAGCCGGGTTGACGTTCGCgtggcgcgtcaccgccggtgggacgctcgagcccgcgagcgacgtcgacCATTCGCCGCAAAGTCGTCACATTTATTCGGAGCGGCTCACGCGGGCATACACGGGCATACACGAGGGGATGCcgtcggacgcggtggcggtggcggccgcgccgttcggcacccgcgtcgccgccgccttcgcgagCGGACGAGTCGCCgtgtacgagggcgaggtggacgcggggggaAGATTCGCcctcgaggctgagctcatcggcggacgcgacgaggagtcGGATGGGGAgtcggcgggcgggcgcgggcggacggcggcggcggcggagctcagctggttcgacgcgggcgcgggctgcGCGTTGCTggcggtcggcgtcggctcgtCCGTGGCCGCGTACGCGAggatcccgcggcgcgacgggaccgccgaggtggccgagggtgccgacgacggacgtcgcgaccgcgaacgGGGCGGGTGGACCCGGCTCTGTCGTCGCgagttcgacgacgagtgcggggtgggcgcgtgcgcgtggacgcccggcggcgagtccctcgtcgtcggcgtcggacgaGAGGTTCACGCGCTGGGTGTTGGAcccaacctcgcggcgacgctggcgaacgccgcggcgccgctgccCGCGTACCACCCGAGCGTCCTTTCGGACTGGCTGACGCGGGGCGAGAttggacgagcgcgggacgtcgcgagaaacgcgatcgcgcacctccgcgccatcgacgacggatcttgcgcggcggatccgtccgcgggtccgccgccggtgccaatcgcggagctcatcgcccgggtcggcgcaccctcggcaccctcggcaccctcggcaccctcgataccctcggcaccctcgggcGACGTTCCGacgttcgacgcgggcgcgtttggcgggttcgcggggttcgcccccgcgcctcccagACCCGCGCTCTTCACCTTTGGAcaggacctcgccgccgagaaaaCCGAcgagtcgacgccggcggagggTCCGGCTGTACGCGTCGGGAACGCGCCCCCGGGCGAAcgcttctccgccgccgaggccgaggagggAGCCGAgctggtcgccgcgcgcggcgacgcgctgccgGGCCTACGATCCGACGAGCGCATGGCCCTGCTCGGGGCTttcgacgccctgcgcgacgccgacggcggcggggtcgaccACTCGGGCGTAGACGAAGCCGGTCGCCGAGTGATTGGCCTCGCGCGAAGCCGGCGGCTGAGGACAACCCGGAGTCACCCCGGTtaccccgacgcgcgcggcccgaGCGGCGAGACGCTCGCGTGGGCGCTGCAGTGCGACACGCAGGACGCGCTCCTGTCTTCGCTCCTATCTTCCGAgtcggcgggtcgcgcgtggTCGGAGCTGAGGCGGCTCGGCGTCCCGCTGTGGGTgagggacgacggggagctACGTCGGCTCGTGGACGCAGCCGCGCGTGCGGAattcgcggcgacgcgcgatcccggcggcgagaaccCGTGCGCGCTGCTgtacgccgccctcggcagGACGAGCGTCCTCGCGGGCCTCTTCAAAGCCGCGAGGGACACGAGGCTGGCGGAGTTTTTGTCCAGGAACTTTGCCGAGGATCGGCACAGGGAGGCTGCGCTGAAGAACGCGTACGCGCTCATGTCCAAGCACAGgtacgcgttcgccgcgacgttcttTGTGCTCGCGGGGGagcacgcggacgccgcggcgctggtgtGGCGCAGGCTCGGGGACCTATCGCTGGCGGTGACCGTCGCccggctcgcgccggcggatgcTCGGTCGAGGTCGAAGATCTCAGCCgagaccgcgccgccgaccccgccggggatcacgggcggcggggcaaacgacgacggcatgctatccgcggacgcctttgcggggttcggcgcggtggaACCCGCGAAtgcgtccgcgcccgacgcgctcgccgaggctgacgcggaTCCCCGGGGGGCCCCtcctctcgccgccgagcccgaggctcCGCTTCCCGCGAGCCTCTCCCCGCTCGTCAAGGACTTTTTGCGCCGGGAGATCGTGCCCAGCCTCGACGACAGGGACGAGATGAAGGACGCGtggaccctcgcggcgcttcgGTGGAtgtgcggcgacgggtcAGAGTCTGTGCGTCTCCTCTCTGGGTttgcgcccgcggcggatctcTGCGAAATCatctcctcgcgcgggcccctgcgcctcgtcgccccgcgactcgccgacgccgcgggcgacgccgcggcggcgtcgagggttcCGCTGAtcctcgcgctggaggcACGCGGCATGCCGCTCGCTGCGTTGgagaggtgcgcgcgcggcgtcggagggagggaggcggcgtccgtcgacgtccgcggtcggctggcggcggcggcgctggcggcggaggcgatcggcCCCCCGGGTTCGTCAGTTCCCGATCGCGCGAGGATACACGaaatcgtcgacgcgctcgaggcgggcatgaggcgacgcgacgtggtCGTTCCGGTGCCGGAAACGCGCGAATCGCTGATGAGGAGGCGCGAGTTTGCGGCTCGGGCCGAGGAAGGTCGGGCCGAGGCGGAACGTCGCAACAAATCGGGAAATTTCTtcgggtcgccgcgctcgtctctcggctcgccgcggttcgcGAGCCTTCAGCGCATCCGCGTCGGAAGAAGGAATCGCGGCGTCTCCGAGAACTTCGCGGGCCCCGCGAGccccacgacgccgtcgcccaggGCTTCCCACGGCCGCGACTTTATGCAATCCGGGTTTGACGTCTTCGTCAACACGTCGCTCGTGGGAACGCCGACGAAAACCGGATCGAATGTCGCAccgaaccgccgcgccctcagGACCCCGCTCGAGATCGCCAagctcaccggcgacgccttccACGGCGTGTGCCTCaacccgacggcgccgcaccAGCTGGGCCTGGCCGCGGTCAGGAagggtctcgtcgtcgccgacctgACGCGGCTCGGCCCCGACGcggagcacgccgccgccgcgctccggtCCGCGTCTGCCGCTTCGCGTAACCTCCAGAGAACCTCCGTGTTCGAAGGGTTTAAGTTCAGGGGTTACCCGGGGTTACCCTTGGCACCCGACGAAGAAGCAAGCGGTTcgggacgaggaggtccgacgcggccgtccaccgacgtcgccgctcggtgcgtcgcggcgcacccgtcgcgtccgttgctgctcgccggcgccgccgcgggctccgcCGTCCTGTggcgcttcgacgcggaGCACGGCGCGGAGCACGGCGGGGTGGCGatgccccgcgccgcccgcccggacgtcggcgcccacTCGGCTGGCCGGCCCGGacccgtcaccgcggcggcgtggtccccggggacgggcgccgggttcgccatcggcgggtgggacggcgacgcgtgcgcgtggcgcggcgacgggagcagcatcgacggcgccccgcccgcaTCCGAGTGGACGCCCCATCGCCGGGCTGGGGGCGACCGCCGTTGGGGCGATTCACgcgtggaggcgctcgcgtacCTGTCCCCGATGGTGATCGCGCTGGTGGGTAAGAACCTgtgcgagacgcgcgggtcatcgggggacggcggcgcgtccgtcgcgctgtGGGATACCTTACTTCCGGGGTCCaaaccggcggcggcgttttcgCCGCACGGCCCCGGCGGCaccaccgcggtgacgacgctcCTCATCCCCGGGGGCTCGACGGACGGGGGACCGGCcggtgtcgtcgccggatgCGGGCCGTggccgctcgtcgcgaccgccggaCGGaacggggacgtcgccgcgcacgacctGCGTTTACTCGGCGGgtcccccgacggcgcgaggtcggtgctgtggcgggcgtcggcgtcgcgggccggcggcgaggcgcacTGCGCCAAGGTCACCGCGCTGGCGTCGTTAGccggcgtctccggcgcctCCGGAAGCACCGGTAGCTTGCTCGTCTCCGGGTGTAAAGACGGGGACGTGCGCGTGTGGTCCGGCGGGACCGGCGCGCATCTGCAGCGGGTgcacggcgcgcacgagcggCACACGTTCGTAGCGccgaggggcggcgggcaGAACATCGCGTACGTGGGCGTGTCTGAAATTTTGGCGCTCGAGGGCTCGGGGGTGTTGacctgcggcggcgacgggacggtgAAGCTGTTCAGGCTCACGAACGAGGCGTTCGGGCTCGCGGGCGAAGGCGGTCCTCGGTAG
- a CDS encoding predicted protein — protein sequence MTEPKGALGTAPDVAPIGTGSAALKQAPAVAQAPAAVMHPGGFAPQGAYPGVPGGYPEIDLEQVPDDGSFNPLLDPNYTALQLALAQAVERDPEGATAFYLELCDKGPRAMVRRVVDGIVPGAPRVPPVVGMPAGGGVGGSASTGLPRRPGSTVCIEYSRLGGCALGAACPYDHPTG from the coding sequence ATGACGGAGCCGAAGGGCGCGCTAGGGACGGCACCGGACGTCGCTCCGATCGGGaccgggtccgcggcgctcaagcaGGCACCCGCGGTCGCCCAAGCTCCAGCCGCGGTGATGCACCCCGGGGGATTCGCGCCGCAAGGGGCGTACCCCGGAGTACCCGGCGGGTACCCCGAGATCGACCTGGAGCAGGTCCCGGACGACGGATCGTTCAACCCGCTCCTGGACCCCAACTACACCGCGctgcagctcgcgctcgcgcaggcggtggagcgcgatCCGGAAGGGGCGACCGCGTTTTACCTGGAGCTGTGCGACAAGGGTCCTCGCGCCATGGTCCGCAGAGTCGTCGACGGGATCGTGCCGGGGGCGCCTCGGGTGCCGCCGGTGGTGGGGATGCCGGCCGGGGGGGGCGTGGGGGGGagcgcgagcacggggtTGCCCAGGCGGCCGGGGTCGACGGTGTGCATCGAGTACTCGAGGTTGGGCGGgtgcgcgctcggcgcggcgtgtcCATACGACCACCCGACGGGATGA
- a CDS encoding predicted protein, with protein MVALETAPHPTLPRSDNPLGDITVVSADPRVDIKQLKRVKCPVTGVIVEGDPATWGKTSRVNLDKMQRTGRSRQPYVRETHDIVIQSIRSLGSTGALFTSNTNEKRVPAGTAVWRDPFAEFRKP; from the coding sequence atggtaGCCCTCGAGACCGCCCCTCATCCGACCCTCCCACGGTCAGATAACCCCCTGGGCGACATCACCGTTGTGTCCGCGGACCCGAGGGTTGATATCAAGCAGCTGAAGCGCGTGAAGTGTCCGGTGACGGGGGTGATTGTCGAGGGTGACCCGGCCACCTGGGGGAAGACGTCGCGCGTGAACCTTGACAAGATGCAGCGAACCGGGAGGAGCAGGCAACCGTACGTCAGGGAGACGCACGACATCGTCATACAGTCCATCAGGAGTCTCGGGAGCACCGGCGCGCTGTTCACTTCCAACACCAACGAAAAGCGGGTGCCCGCGGGGACAGCGGTCTGGAGGGACCCCTTCGCGGAGTTTCGCAAGCCTTAG
- a CDS encoding zinc permease family (zinc ion transport; Zn2+)-Iron (Fe2+) yields the protein MAADQIFARCGARTQILALLAAIALSCAPVAFAAEEDHDDHDDHDDHDDHDDHHHDGTKEHLNLKIGLLFVIFFEALFGGLLPLAIVKSLPKMTGVISLMNAFSGGIFLTAGLVHILPHVVEEGEKKEYAGKYPLSYTLVVLGYMLVFFVERVLFHTHSHSEMDYEGHVSHGHGHGHGHGAHGHGGLKDGHHKMLDEEAAKTESVALSETKPDKSNFYSAFIILFAISLHAVLAGVSLGVQHERESIIALTTAICSHKAPAAFSIGAKFIKEGLTKLESIALITLFACVTPLGIAIGIAAEQAGGLTLLILEGLSAGTFLYIGATEVSTDAFETCARACGEIRTGDKGGKLTESGVSICDEPVVVHGAPSRVDRFWAFSAYSIGCFVIFMSALSAPEHEH from the coding sequence ATGGCCGCCGACCAGATTTTCGCGCGCTGCGGCGCTCGAACCCAGATCTTggcgctgctcgccgccatcgcgctttcctgcgcccccgtcgcgttcgccgcggaggaggaccaCGATGACCACGATGACCACGACGACCACGATGACCACGACGACCACCACCACGATGGCACCAAGGAGCACCTCAACCTCAAGATTGGCCTGCTCTTCGTCATCTTCTTCGAGGCGCTCTTCGGCGGCCTGCTCCCCCTGGCCATCGTCAAGTCGCTCCCCAAGATGACCGGCGTCATCTCGCTCATGAACGCCTTCTCTGGCGGCATCTTCCTCACCGCCGGTCTCGTTCACATCCTGCCCCACGtcgtggaggagggcgagaagaaggagtACGCCGGCAAGTACCCCCTCTCTTACACGCTCGTCGTGCTCGGCTACATGCTGGTGTTTttcgtcgagcgcgtgctcTTCCACACGCACTCGCACTCCGAGATGGACTACGAAGGCCACGTCTCCCACGGTCACGGCCACGGCCACGGCCACGGCGCCCACGGTCATGGCGGGCTCAAGGATGGCCATCACAAAATGCTGGACGAGGAAGCGGCGAAGACGGagtccgtcgcgctctccgAGACGAAGCCGGATAAGAGCAACTTCTACAGCGCGTTCATCATCCTCTTCGCCATCTCCCTccacgcggtgctcgcgggcgtcagcctcggcgtgcagcacgagcgcgagagcATCATCGCGCTCACCACCGCCATCTGCAGCCAcaaggcgcccgcggcgttctcCATCGGCGCCAAGTTCATCAAAGAGGGACTGACCAAATTGGAGTCGATCGCGCTCATCACCCTCTTCGCGTGCGTCACGCCGCTCGGAATCGCCatcggcatcgccgcggagcaggcggGCGGCTTGACCCTGCTCATCCTCGAGGGGCTCTCCGCCGGTACGTTTCTGTACATCGGCGCCACCGAGGTGAGCACGGATGCGTTCGAgacgtgcgcgagggcgtgcgGCGAGATCAGGACCGGAGACAAGGGTGGCAAGTTGACGGAATCTGGGGTTTCTATCTgcgacgagcccgtcgtcgtccacggcgccccAAGCCGCGTCGATCGTTTCTGGGCGTTCTCGGCGTACTCCATCGGTTGCTTCGTCATCTTCATGTCGGCGCTGTCCGCCCCGGAGCACGAGCACTGA